The Sphaeramia orbicularis chromosome 18, fSphaOr1.1, whole genome shotgun sequence genome contains a region encoding:
- the coro1b gene encoding coronin-1B produces the protein MSFRRGVVRQSKFRHVFAQAWKAEHCIDDVRVSRVTWDSPLCAVNPKFIAVIIEAGGGGAFLVVPINKSGRIDQSCPTVCGHAAPVLDIQWSPHDDNIIASASEDCTVKVWQIPDGGLTTPMTEAIVTLEGHSKRVGILAWHPSAFNILLTAGCDNVICVWNVGTGELVYQLSDSHPDLIYNVSWNKDGSAVCTVCKDKALRVIDPRRGTVLKVREKVHEGTRPMRAVFLADGKILTTGFSRMSERQLALWDTKDLSEPMAVQEMDTSNGVLLPFYDPDTNMVYLCGKGDCTIRYFEVTDESPYVHFLSLYSSKEPQRGAGFLSKRGVDVNKCEIARFYKLHERKVEPISMTVPRKSDLFQGDLYPDTAGLEPALLADEWIAGQDAAPLLMSLSGGYTAPPSKHSRDTLRGKPKMASQDSGTGSGTTTSSAGNAAAPTSTSAAKEPDMEEVSQPRATRETDGNSERPKREDDVLNELLAEMKALRAVVLAQNQRIELLERQLARIEDGDV, from the exons ATGTCATTCCGGCGAGGAGTCGTCAGGCAGAGCAAGTTCCGCCATGTCTTTGCTCAGGCGTGGAAGGCGGAGCATTGCATCGATGATGTCAGAGTGTCTCGGGTCACGTGGGACAGCCCCCTCTGTGCAGTTAACCCCAAATTCATCGCCGTCATCATCGAAGCTGGCGGAGGAGGAGCGTTTCTCGTCGTTCCGATCAATAAG agtGGCAGAATCGACCAGTCTTGTCCAACTGTGTGCGGCCACGCAGCTCCGGTCCTTGACATCCAATGGTCTCCTCATGATGACAACATCATCGCAAGTGCCTCGGAGGACTGTACAGTAAAG GTGTGGCAGATCCCAGACGGGGGCTTGACCACACCGATGACAGAGGCCATCGTCACACTGGAGGGACACAGTAAACGAGTGGGTATCCTAGCTTGGCATCCGTCTGCTTTCAACATCCTCCTAACTGCAG gctgtgataatgtgatttgtGTGTGGAACGTGGGTACGGGGGAGCTCGTGTACCAGCTGAGTGATTCCCACCCAGACCTCATCTACAACGTCAGCTGGAACAAGGATGGCAGCGCCGTCTGCACCGTCTGCAAGGACAAAGCCCTACGCGTCATCGACCCCCGGCGGGGCACGGTCCTAAAG GTCAGAGAGAAGGTCCATGAAGGCACCAGGCCCATGAGAGCTGTGTTCCTCGCCGATGGGAAGATCTTGACCACAGGATTCAGCCGCATGAGTGAACGACAGCTGGCCTTATGGGATACG AAAGATCTCTCCGAGCCAATGGCAGTGCAGGAGATGGACACCAGCAATGGAGTGCTTTTACCATTTTACGACCCTGACACAAACATGGTCTACCTGTGTGGAAAG GGAGACTGCACAATCCGATATTTTGAAGTGACAGATGAGTCCCCGTATGTCCACTTCCTCAGTTTGTACAGCAGTAAAGAGCCTCAGAGAGGGGCGGGGTTTCTGAGTAAAAGAGGCGTAGACGTCAACAAGTGTGAAATCGCCAG GTTCTACAAGTTGCATGAAAGGAAAGTGGAACCAATCTCCATGACTGTACCCCGAAAA tcagacctgttccagggaGACCTTTACCCAGACACAGCTGGGCTGGAACCTGCCCTCCTGGCGGATGAATGGATCGCCGGGCAGGACGCTGCGCCACTGCTGATGTCCCTGAGTGGTGGGTACACAGCCCCGCCCTCTAAACACAGCAGGGACACCCTCAGGGGGAAGCCCAAGATGGCCTCGCAGGACTCTGGGACTGGGTCCGGGACCACAACTTCCTCAGCAGGCAACGCAGCAGCGCCAACGTCTACCTCTGCAGCCAAGGAACCTGACATGGAAGAGGTGTCGCAGCCTCGGGCAACGAGAGAGACGGACGGAAACAGCGAGAGGCCCAAGAGAGAG GATGACGTGTTGAACGAGTTGTTAGCAGAAATGAAGGCATTGCGCGCCGTCGTCCTTGCGCAGAACCAGAGAATCGAGCTGCTGGAGAGGCAGCTCGCTCGGATCGAGGACGGCGACGTATGA
- the LOC115438716 gene encoding cilia- and flagella-associated protein 251-like → MADIDYKSNTNTVLILLFVLLGLVVLLFFLYKVLNKEAKGEYTIRRMVYKEGGVRDRVRGVAIALGTRIGIQMWPHSGASEDEEEMEEFHSEERQMEQGSRKEDSHSDEEEEEEEEQGKGDASSLESSDGGEQTRLVDETEAKGSKEEKEEKVGDGEGKGETSGGAGLLIDLKQFSGSAIWSEEEGGEGKDRDVTAL, encoded by the coding sequence ATGGCTGACATCGACTACAAATCAAACACCAACACTGTCCTGATCCTGCTTTTCGTCCTATTGGgtcttgttgtgttgcttttcttTCTGTACAAGGTGCTGAACAAGGAGGCCAAAGGAGAATACACCATTCGGAGGATGGTGTATAAGGAGGGAGGGGTGAGGGACAGGGTGAGGGGTGTAGCCATCGCTCTGGGGACCCGCATCGGTATCCAAATGTGGCCTCACAGCGGAGCAAGTGAGGATGAGGAAGAGATGGAGGAGTTCCACAGCGAGGAGCGACAAATGGAGCAGGGGAGCAGGAAGGAAGACAGTCAcagtgatgaggaggaggaggaggaagaggagcagggaAAAGGAGACGCTTCCAGTTTGGAGAGTTCAGACGGAGGTGAACAAACCAGGCTGGTAGATGAGACGGAGGCCAAGGGAAgcaaagaggaaaaggaggagaaagtGGGGGATGGAGAGGGGAAAGGGGAGACGAGTGGGGGGGCTGGGTTGTTGATAGACCTTAAACAGTTCTCTGGAAGTGCGATCTGGtctgaggaggagggaggagagggtaAAGACCGAGATGTGACTGCACTGTAA